The DNA region CGAGTTCTTCTACCAGCATGCCGCAGAGTTCAACTCGCGGGCGGCCTTCGTGTTCCTGTTCAGCGACAGCCAGTGGAACACGCGCGAGGAGAAGCTCCAGACCTATACCGGCACCACCGATGTGCCGTCGGCGCTGGCCGTGCAGGTCCAGCGGTACGTGGCGCTATTCAACTTTGGCGGCGCGCGTGACGGCCAGTACGGCAATACGCTATCGCTGCTCGACTACTACACGGCCGTCATGTTCGTGCTGGGGCTTGGGCTCGCCATCTATCGCGCGCGCGACCCGCGCTTCATGCTGCTGCTCATGTGGCTGGTGCTGACGGTTTTCGTCGGCGGCGTGCTCACGATCGAAGCACCGTTTACGCCGCGCCTGGTCGGCCTGATGCCGGTGCCGTTCATGCTGGCGGCCGTTGCGCTCGACCGGCTGATCGCCCATCTACAGCCCCGGTTTGCCCAGCCTGTTCAACCTACTCCTTTGCTGCCTGCCCGACTTCAGGCCGGGCTGGCGCGCCTGACCCCATTCATGCCTGCTGCTGCCGTGGTGCTCCTGCTGACCGGCAGCATCTACTTCAACTACTGGTCGTATTTCGAGCGATACATTCACTCGATTGACGGCTGGGCGCAGCGCGAGCCGGCCACCGTGGTCGCGAATTACGCAGTGGCGATGGGGCCGAGCGAAACGCTTTACGTCCTCAGCGCGCCCGAACTGTACGTGTGGCATGGCACTATTCGCTTTCTGGCGCCCAGCCTGCGCGGGTTCGATCTGCTCAACCCGGACTACGACCTGCCGATCCGCGACCCTGCAACCCAAAACGCATCGTTTGTGATGCTGCCGGGACATCTCCAATGGCTGGAAAACCTTAAGCTCTACTATCCCCACGGCGTCGTCCGCGAGTACACTCGGCCCTGGGGCGAGGCGTGGTTCACCATCTACGAAGTACCCGCGGAGGATATTGCGGCCAAGCGATAAAGCGCAGCGAAGGGCACCGGCGCAACGCAGGGCTTTTCCAAAGTCCAAGCGTGTGCTGCCCTATCCCTACCATCCCCCATTCGCAACTGCGGCGAACAGGGGAAGGCGTCAATTCCCTCGCCTGCGACGCCGGCGATGCGGCGGGGCGTCGGGCCCCGCCGCGCTTATCGGTCAGCGGCGCGAAGCCGCTGACCAGCGCGTCGCGGGAGAGGGTTAGGGAGAGGGCAAATCCGACGTTGAAGAGACTCTACGGCGCAACGCCGTGGCATGGTATTCTTATGAGTATGGGAATACGCAGAACAACCATAGGGGGCACAACTGGTGACGACATTACTTGATCGGATCACCATTGACCCGGCCATTAGCCTCGGCAAACCGACCATTCGCGGCCTGCGCTACCCGGTCGAATCAATACTCGAACTGCTCAGTTCCGGCATGAGCACCGAGGAGATTCTGGCCGATTACGAGGACCTCGAACGGGATGACATCCTCGCGGCCCTGGCGTTCGATGCGCGGCCGAGTCAGATCAAACGCATCAGCGCTTGAAACATACAATTGCGTCGAATTGACCCGCGTAAGTCCGATAGTTCATCGCTAAACACACGAGGCGCTTTACGGAGCTGACCTTCAACCGCCCCTGCGGCAAGGCGTGGTTCACTATCTGCGAGGCGTCCGCGGAGGATATTGCGGCCAAGCGTTGAAACACAGATCGCCATCGAGCAAGCTCGGTGGCGATCTGTCTTTTTTGTCGCGACCATCGCGGTCGCTATCCCGCTGCGCGTGCAAACCGCGCCGGTGAGAAGCGCGCCGCATCCGGGTTGACCGGCTTGCCGGTTGCCCAGTCGCGCACGCACTCGGCGGTAACCGGCGCCAGCAGAATGCCGTTTCGGAAATGCCCCGCCGCGGCAATCAGCCCCTCGTAGCCGGGCACAGGTCCTAGCACCGGCTGGTCATCGGCCGACCGTGGGCGCAAGCCAGCCCACGTCTCAATCACCGTCGCGTCCGTCAGCGCCGGCACCAGGCCGATCGCGCCGGCGACGAGTTCGTCAATCGCTTTGTCGCTGACCTGCTTGTCGAACCCGGCATCCTCGACCGTTGCGCCGATCAGCACGCGATTGCCGTGGCGCGGCACCACATACCCGGCATGGCTGTCCAGTACGCGCGTTACACGGAAATCCGGAATCTTCGCACAATCCAGCAGCAGCGCCTGGCCCTTGGCGGGGCCAACCGGCACCGCTGCTCCAACTAACTGGCTGCACCATGCGCCCGCGGCGAGGACGACCAGCGGCGCACGCTTGAGTTCACCGCCCACCTGCACCCCGCTCACCCGGCCGCCACCGATCTCGATCGATGATACCGGCGTGTTCGGGTGAATATGGACGCCGGCCTGGGTGGCCGCCATCACCAGCGCACTGGCCAACCGCCAGTTGTCCACGACGCCCGACGCCGAATAGATCACCGCGCCGGCCACCGACGGCGCCAGGTGCGGCTCCAGGCCGTGCGCTTCCTGGCGCGAAACCACGCGCACGGGCACGCCCGCCTCAGTCTGCGTGTGGCTCGATGCAGCGAGTTCGGCCATCTCGGCGTCGTTCATGGCCGCATACAGCATACCTTCGTGCTCGAATGCAATATCGATGCGGGTAGCGCGCTTCAGTTCCGCCGCCAGCGGCGCGTAGAGCGCCAGGCTGGCCTGCATCAACCGCACCAGTTCTGGCGGCCGACCCGCTGCCGCCGACGGCGACAGTACGCCGAGACCCGCCCATGACGCTTCGGTGAACGGGTCGCTCTTCTCAAAAACCTCCACGGACAGTCCGGCCTGGGCCATCCGCAGGGCCGACAGCAGACCGATGACCCCGCCGCCGACAACGATGACGTCGCTCATGATCGTGCTCCGTTTCGCGCCATGTGGCGCCATTAGCGCAGCTTGCGCACGGCCCGGTCAATGCGGTCGAGCGCCTCTTCAATGGCCTCAACCGACTGCGCATACGCAAAACGCAGGTAACCCGCCCCCATGTCGCCAAAGCCATCGCCACGCAGGCAGGCAACGTGCGCTTCCTGAAGCAGATAGCGCGCCACCTCGTCGGAGCTTTTGCCGGTGCCCTCGACGTTCGGGAACGCATAGAACGCGCCGGCTGGCATCGCGCAACGCAGGCCGGGGATCGAGTTCAGTCCACTTACAATCACGTCGCGGCGGCGGCGGAACGAGGCCACCATTCTCTCGACGTCGTCCTGCCGCCCCTTGATCGCCTCCAGGCCGGCCAGTTGCGTGAACGTGGCGACACACGAGTTGGAGTTGGTCTGCAACTTCGTCACCGCATCGGCCAGCCAGACCGGCATCACGCCGTAACCGAGCCGCCAGCCCGTCATGGCGTACGCCTTGGAGAAGCCGTCAAGCACGATGGTGCGCTCGGCCATGCCGGGCAGCGAGGCGATGCTGAGGTGCGTGCCGTCGTAGATGATGCGCTCGTAGATCTCGTCGGACAGCACCATGCAGTCGTATTGCTGCGCAGCCTCGGCGATAACTTCAAGCTCATCGCGCGTCAGCACCGTGCCGGTCGGGTTGTGCGGTGAATTTAGGATAATCAGCCGGGTGCGCGGCGTTACCGTGGCGCGGAACTCGTCCGGATCAAAGCGCCAGCCGTTCGACCCGCGCAGGCGCATCGGCCTGGCGCTCGCGCCCAGGAAGTTGGCCATCGAGGCATAGATCGGGAAGCCCGGATCGGGGTAGATGACCTCGTCGCCTTCCTCCAGCAGCGCCGTCATCACAAAGTACATGATCGGCTTGGCGCCCGGCACCACGACGACGTTTTCGGATCCAGCCTTGATCTTCCGGCTGGCTGCGATGTGTGCGGCAATCGCCTCGCGTAATTCCGGCAGCCCCGCCGAAGGCGCGTAGTGCGTGTAGCCACCGCGCAGCGCCTGCACGCCCGCCTCCACGACGTTGATCGGCGTGTCGAAGTCCGGCTCGCCGATCTCCATATGGATGACGTTATGGCCGAGCGCCTCAATCGCCCGGGCGCGCTGCAACACCTCAAATGCGCCTTCGGTGCCCAGGCGCGCCATGCGATTTGCAAGCTTCATTCGACGACCTCCAGAAACGGAGTTGGGACGCTATGCGGCGCGCCACGCCTGCGCCGCCGAAAACGCGGCCAGCGCGCCGAACGCCGCCAGCGCGAGCCAGAAGCCCGGTCCGAGCTCCGGCGCGCGGCGATAGATCTCGTCAATCGACGGCTTCAACTGCAAGAACTGGGTGGCGGGCGCCAACCCGCCGAAAACGAACAGCAGGGCCAGCACCAACGACCGGATGCGCGGCGCCACACGACGCCACAACGGCGTCACGGCAATCATCGCGGCGACAATGACGCTGAGCCGCAGTTGAGTCTGAAACTCTCCAGCTTCGAGGACATTGAAGACCGACGGTGTCAACGGCAGCGCGACGGCGAGACCGCGAACGCACCAGCGCAGCCCGGCGGGCACATCGCGTGCGGTCGCCATCCATGCGGCCAGGGCAAGTCCGAGCACAAGCAGCGGCATGTAGAATGCTTCACGCCAGACCGACAGTTCGCCTGCGCGCACCTGCGGCATGAACTTGGGGAACTCCGCGAAGTCCACCGCGGCAATCGAAAGCCCGGCCGTCGGATGCGCCACCCAGGCAAGCCAATAGCTGGCAAGCGCAAGGCACATGGCGACGACATTAGCCGAGGCAAGCGCGGCGCGTCTCACACAGATTCCCCGAGCACCGCGTGGATCTCCGTGTCTTCGCGCGTCATCTCTGCGCCAAAGCGCTCCATGAATGCGCTGCGGCGCAGGCGCAGGGCCATCGGCGCGACCGCGCGCACATCGTCCGGCCCGGCCTCGGCGCGCCCGTCGGCGGCGGCGCGCGCGCGCGCCGCTTCGAACATGGTGAACTCGGCGCGATGCGACGCGATGGCGAGTTTCTGCACGAGATGGATGCCGAGCTGGCCCGCGTCCGCCGACAACTCGATGGCGGGCAGGCGCTCGCGAGCGTCCACAATTTCCTGAGTGAGCAGCAGCGTCTCGCGCTCCCAGTGGCGTGCAAAGCCCGATGGGTCCTGCCGGAACGCGCGCACGCGCTCATAGAGCGCCAGGCGGTCGGTGGATTCCGTCAACGCGTCGACGATCACGCGCAGTCCGAAGCGATCCATGATTTGCGGGCGCAGTGCGCCTTCTTCCGGATTCATCGACCCGACGAGGATGAACCGCGCTTGAAAGGTGCCTGCTACGGGTCCGCGCCGCACGGTGTAGCGGCCCTGCGCGGCGGCATCGAGGATGACATCCACAATTGGGGCGTCGAGCAGATTCACTTCGTCCACGTACAGCAGGCTCTTGTTTGCCGCGGAGAGGATGCCCTGTTCGAGCCGGAAGTTGCCGCGCTCGAGTGCGACTTCATTGACGCGGCCCACGACGTCGGACAACCCCGCGCTGAGCGGAAGTTCGACAAAGCGCATGACGTCGGGGTATGTCAGCGCTTCCCCGCGCGCAAGTTTCTTGGCGCACTCCTCGCACACGGCATCGGGCCCGCCGCCGAACGCCATCTCCGGCTCGCAGCCCCACTGGCAGCGCGAGCGCTGCACGGTCGGCATGAGGTGCACCAGCGCGCGCGCCGCCGTCGTCTTGCCCGTGCCGCGCGGTCCGATGAGCAGCACGCCGCCCACCGCCGGGTTGATGACGCTCAGCAGCAGCGCCGTCTTCATCTCGGACTGGCCTACCAGCGCTGCGAACGGGAATGCCACGGGATCGGGCATATGGCATGCGCCGACTTACCCGCGCTCCAGGCGCTCCATCTCGCGCACGATCGTCAGTACATCGTCCTCCGGCGCCAACGTGTAAATGATCGTGGTCACGCGCCGGTTTTCCCGCGTCACGGTGATCCCGCGCCGCGCCGCCGCCGACACCGATGGCGGCTCGGTCACGCGCGAGGACGAAAACCGTACGCGGCCGCTCGTATCGACGGAGATGTCAATGGACATCGTGTCCTGTCTCGACTTGCGGCCGCGCACGCCGGCGCCGACCGTAACTTCATAGCCGGCGGCCGTGAGCCCGTCTCTGACTGCTGTGATGTTGATTGCCACTGCGTCACCTGATTGACCCGGCGTCTGCGCCGTCACGCACAGACCGCCTTGAGTTCGGCTCGCCGTTCCGGTTTCACGGCTCGGTGTGGCTCGCCTATCTGCCGAAGCGAGCCGGAACACGAGCGCGTTCAGCTGTGCATGTACCACTCATGCCGGCCCGGTGGCTGAGGTCACGTTCGACATTGTGGCTATTATAGGCGGCAACGTCACTTCGTTCAACCCGGACGGTGCGGTGATTGCCCGGATCGGCCAGACCTCACAGAGGTTGAAAACTTGCGAGGTTTTGCTGCGCGCCGTCCGCGAAGATGCTGGGAATAACGAGTGACGGATCGTCCTATAATGGGGCCACCGTGCCATCCTGCCCGGCAATGCACGATGAGCGTGATGCCGAGACCCGGCCGGGATGCTACGCCACCGCGCGATAGGCCGCCAGGAGATCCGCCGCGCCGCGCGACCATGGGAATAGCCGGGCGCGTACCAGCCCGCGCGCGATGAGGGCGGTTCGCGTACCGGCGTCCAGCACGGCGCGTCGCAAAGCATCGGCCAGCGCATCGGTATCGGACGGTGAAACCGTCAACGCCGCATCGTCGACGATCTCGGGCAAACACGGGCGATCGGAGCATACGACCGGCGTGCCGCATGCCATCGCTTCAATACAGGGGATGCCGAATCCCTCGTAGTGTGACGGCAGGCAGTACGCGGCCGCCAGCGTGTAGAGCGCAGGCAGATCATCATCGTCCACAAAACCGAGCAGGCGCACGCCGGGCGTCGAGCGCGCCGCCCTCAGAATCGGTTCATGCAGCCAGCCGGGCCGCCCCGCAATGACCAGTTCATATTCGGGCAGCGCGGCGCGCGCAAACGCGCGCATCAGGCCGACAAAGTTCTTGCGCGGCTCCAACGTCCCCAGGCCGAGCACGAACGGGCGCAGCAAGGCATATTTGGCGCGCACCGCATCGAGGCGGCTGGCATCCGTAACCGGCTGAAAGCGCTCGTCCACGCCCGCATATACCACCACAACGCGATCCGGCGGCAGGTGCAGCCATTCGCTCAGGTCAGCGCGCGTCGCCT from Chloroflexota bacterium includes:
- a CDS encoding pyridoxal phosphate-dependent aminotransferase codes for the protein MKLANRMARLGTEGAFEVLQRARAIEALGHNVIHMEIGEPDFDTPINVVEAGVQALRGGYTHYAPSAGLPELREAIAAHIAASRKIKAGSENVVVVPGAKPIMYFVMTALLEEGDEVIYPDPGFPIYASMANFLGASARPMRLRGSNGWRFDPDEFRATVTPRTRLIILNSPHNPTGTVLTRDELEVIAEAAQQYDCMVLSDEIYERIIYDGTHLSIASLPGMAERTIVLDGFSKAYAMTGWRLGYGVMPVWLADAVTKLQTNSNSCVATFTQLAGLEAIKGRQDDVERMVASFRRRRDVIVSGLNSIPGLRCAMPAGAFYAFPNVEGTGKSSDEVARYLLQEAHVACLRGDGFGDMGAGYLRFAYAQSVEAIEEALDRIDRAVRKLR
- a CDS encoding DUF433 domain-containing protein, which produces MVTTLLDRITIDPAISLGKPTIRGLRYPVESILELLSSGMSTEEILADYEDLERDDILAALAFDARPSQIKRISA
- a CDS encoding ATP-binding protein; this encodes MPDPVAFPFAALVGQSEMKTALLLSVINPAVGGVLLIGPRGTGKTTAARALVHLMPTVQRSRCQWGCEPEMAFGGGPDAVCEECAKKLARGEALTYPDVMRFVELPLSAGLSDVVGRVNEVALERGNFRLEQGILSAANKSLLYVDEVNLLDAPIVDVILDAAAQGRYTVRRGPVAGTFQARFILVGSMNPEEGALRPQIMDRFGLRVIVDALTESTDRLALYERVRAFRQDPSGFARHWERETLLLTQEIVDARERLPAIELSADAGQLGIHLVQKLAIASHRAEFTMFEAARARAAADGRAEAGPDDVRAVAPMALRLRRSAFMERFGAEMTREDTEIHAVLGESV
- the thiO gene encoding glycine oxidase ThiO, which produces MSDVIVVGGGVIGLLSALRMAQAGLSVEVFEKSDPFTEASWAGLGVLSPSAAAGRPPELVRLMQASLALYAPLAAELKRATRIDIAFEHEGMLYAAMNDAEMAELAASSHTQTEAGVPVRVVSRQEAHGLEPHLAPSVAGAVIYSASGVVDNWRLASALVMAATQAGVHIHPNTPVSSIEIGGGRVSGVQVGGELKRAPLVVLAAGAWCSQLVGAAVPVGPAKGQALLLDCAKIPDFRVTRVLDSHAGYVVPRHGNRVLIGATVEDAGFDKQVSDKAIDELVAGAIGLVPALTDATVIETWAGLRPRSADDQPVLGPVPGYEGLIAAAGHFRNGILLAPVTAECVRDWATGKPVNPDAARFSPARFARAAG
- a CDS encoding glycosyltransferase family 4 protein; its protein translation is MRIGIDYTSAAKQGGGIGRITRGLVAGVAALDLNNEYVLLAARDAPSFALCGPNFRARRLPLSERLLTIAWHRAQLPLPVEIWAGPLDVFHAPNFTLAPTRARRAIVTVHDLTFLRYADGAVPALRAFLMDAVPRAARRADCVVADSQATRADLSEWLHLPPDRVVVVYAGVDERFQPVTDASRLDAVRAKYALLRPFVLGLGTLEPRKNFVGLMRAFARAALPEYELVIAGRPGWLHEPILRAARSTPGVRLLGFVDDDDLPALYTLAAAYCLPSHYEGFGIPCIEAMACGTPVVCSDRPCLPEIVDDAALTVSPSDTDALADALRRAVLDAGTRTALIARGLVRARLFPWSRGAADLLAAYRAVA